A window of the Streptomyces luomodiensis genome harbors these coding sequences:
- a CDS encoding metal-sensitive transcriptional regulator yields the protein MELAMAAEELKTVVNRLRRAQGQIAGVIKMIEEGRDCEDVVTQLAAASRALDKAGFAIIATGLQHCLTDADMAASGDREQMRTRLEKLFLSLA from the coding sequence GTGGAACTGGCGATGGCGGCTGAGGAACTGAAGACGGTGGTCAACCGGCTGCGCCGGGCACAGGGACAGATTGCCGGCGTGATCAAGATGATCGAGGAGGGGCGGGACTGCGAGGACGTCGTCACCCAGCTCGCCGCGGCGTCCCGGGCTCTGGACAAGGCCGGTTTCGCGATCATCGCCACCGGCCTGCAGCACTGCCTGACCGATGCGGACATGGCCGCCTCCGGCGACCGGGAGCAGATGCGTACCCGGCTGGAGAAGCTGTTTCTTTCTCTGGCCTGA
- a CDS encoding Tn3 family transposase has translation MVNPVIEALACSRLVHIDQYYLRADTTAVANPKLINAQAEVPIVAYWGDGLHATVARAAVRRPRPYDQRRAVAEVLRRRRGITWLNAVNDQVAGIGQMVVPGTPRDSLHILDALVNLDGGVKPETVAIDNASCSDVVFGLFKILGYTFSPRFRDLDGQRFWRTSLPGVETGTYGPLEDIARDRANLNKVIVHWPDMPRVAGSPTR, from the coding sequence GTGGTCAACCCGGTCATCGAGGCCCTGGCCTGCTCCCGGCTGGTCCACATCGACCAGTACTACCTGCGCGCCGACACCACCGCCGTGGCCAACCCGAAGCTGATCAACGCCCAGGCCGAGGTACCGATCGTGGCGTACTGGGGCGACGGGCTGCACGCCACCGTCGCGCGGGCTGCGGTTCGTCGTCCCCGTCCGTACGATCAACGCCGCGCCGTCGCCGAAGTACTTCGGCGACGGCGCGGCATCACCTGGCTGAACGCCGTCAACGACCAGGTCGCCGGGATCGGGCAGATGGTGGTGCCGGGCACGCCGCGCGACTCGCTGCACATCCTGGACGCGCTGGTGAACCTGGACGGCGGGGTGAAGCCGGAGACTGTGGCGATCGACAACGCCTCCTGTTCCGACGTGGTGTTCGGCCTGTTCAAGATCCTCGGCTACACCTTCAGCCCGCGGTTCCGTGACCTGGACGGCCAGCGGTTCTGGCGGACGAGCTTGCCCGGGGTGGAGACGGGGACGTACGGGCCGCTGGAGGACATCGCGCGGGACCGGGCGAACCTGAACAAGGTGATCGTGCACTGGCCGGACATGCCGCGGGTGGCCGGGTCACCAACCAGGTGA
- a CDS encoding rhodanese-like domain-containing protein: protein MPPTTIALTADQANARLHELTVIDVRTPGEYASGHLPGAHSIPLDRLDAALPALKTAADRGDLLIVCASGARSARACRRLADQGITAATLTGGTTAWTQRGHDTHRPAGTRTPWAMDRQVRLAAGTLVLTGLIAGRRRNAARWLSAGVAGGLVVSALTNTCGMAKILAKLPHNQPKATDLDATLAALTG, encoded by the coding sequence GTGCCACCCACCACCATCGCCCTCACCGCCGATCAGGCCAACGCCCGCCTGCACGAGCTGACCGTCATCGACGTGCGCACCCCCGGCGAATACGCCTCCGGCCACCTGCCCGGCGCCCACAGCATTCCCCTCGACCGCCTCGATGCCGCCCTGCCCGCCCTGAAGACCGCGGCAGACCGCGGCGACCTCCTCATCGTGTGCGCCTCCGGCGCCCGCTCCGCCCGAGCCTGCCGGCGCCTGGCCGACCAGGGCATCACCGCCGCCACCCTCACCGGCGGCACCACCGCCTGGACACAGCGCGGCCACGACACCCACCGACCCGCCGGCACCCGCACTCCCTGGGCCATGGACCGCCAGGTCCGCCTCGCCGCCGGAACGCTGGTCCTGACCGGCCTCATAGCCGGACGACGTAGGAATGCGGCCCGCTGGCTCTCCGCGGGCGTCGCCGGCGGTCTGGTTGTCTCCGCCCTCACCAATACCTGCGGCATGGCCAAGATCCTCGCCAAGCTCCCCCACAACCAGCCCAAGGCCACCGACCTGGACGCCACCCTCGCCGCCCTGACCGGTTGA
- a CDS encoding enoyl-CoA hydratase/isomerase family protein: MTEEYPTLRVSLDRGVANVVIDNPPVNVLDVQLMTDVLKFLKKVRQDSSVRVIVFSSADPEFFIPHVDMTLIDEPTAFDELALEAPEGLNVFQAFGEAVRHQPQVTIVKLAGIARGGGAEFVTAADMTFASKEKARLAQVEVLMGITPGGGATQYLGQRLGRNRALEILLGGDPVDAETAERYGWINRALPADELDAFVDRLARNIAALPDGVIGAAKAAVPAVDLDGGFTCEHQAWAGLFALPAAEKLIRGGLERGAHTREGELRLEDLLRDLWEELKGQPNG, translated from the coding sequence ATGACAGAGGAGTATCCGACCCTGCGAGTGTCGCTGGATCGGGGAGTGGCGAACGTCGTCATCGACAACCCGCCGGTGAACGTACTCGACGTTCAGCTCATGACAGACGTGCTGAAATTCCTCAAGAAGGTTCGCCAGGATTCTTCTGTCAGGGTCATCGTCTTCAGCAGCGCCGATCCGGAATTCTTCATACCCCATGTCGACATGACGCTGATCGACGAACCCACGGCCTTTGACGAACTGGCTTTGGAGGCGCCGGAGGGACTGAACGTATTCCAGGCGTTCGGCGAGGCCGTGCGGCACCAGCCACAGGTCACGATCGTCAAGCTGGCGGGTATCGCACGCGGCGGTGGGGCCGAGTTCGTGACAGCTGCCGACATGACGTTCGCCAGCAAGGAAAAAGCGAGGCTCGCTCAGGTCGAAGTGCTGATGGGCATCACACCCGGCGGCGGCGCCACCCAGTACCTCGGGCAGCGTCTGGGCCGCAATCGCGCACTCGAGATCCTGCTCGGCGGCGACCCGGTCGACGCGGAGACCGCCGAGCGCTATGGCTGGATCAACCGCGCACTGCCCGCCGACGAGCTCGACGCCTTCGTCGACCGGCTCGCTCGGAACATCGCGGCGCTGCCTGATGGCGTCATCGGGGCAGCCAAGGCGGCCGTGCCGGCGGTGGACCTGGACGGGGGATTCACTTGCGAGCACCAGGCGTGGGCCGGCCTGTTCGCCCTGCCCGCCGCCGAGAAACTCATCCGGGGCGGTCTCGAACGTGGCGCCCACACCCGAGAGGGTGAGCTCCGACTCGAGGACCTGCTCCGTGACCTGTGGGAAGAGCTGAAGGGGCAGCCGAACGGCTGA
- a CDS encoding LysR substrate-binding domain-containing protein: MTSPVGFTLLQLRYFLVAAERGSMTEASGELHIAQSAVSAAIHNLERDLRVQLFIRRRGRGLTLTPAGERLQQHARELLARAREVEREARGDGETISGPVAVGCFVTLAPYYLPPLFSECTSRYPDIEIDVVEAETDQLVQALGAGHIDFALTYDLGLSAELDLRSETIAHAPAYVIVPADHPLARQGTVELAELSAEPLVLLDLPHSRDYFRSLVAATGTAPDVRYRTQSYETVRSLVARGLGYSVLNQRPATSQTYGGGEIAELELRDGSPPLEVKISSVKGMTQTARARAVMELLRQIATRPARA; encoded by the coding sequence ATGACGTCACCGGTGGGTTTCACCCTCTTGCAACTCCGCTACTTCCTCGTCGCCGCCGAGCGCGGTTCGATGACGGAGGCGTCCGGGGAGCTCCACATCGCGCAGTCCGCCGTGTCCGCGGCCATCCACAACCTGGAGCGCGACCTACGGGTCCAGCTGTTCATCCGCCGCAGGGGCCGGGGACTGACCCTGACGCCGGCGGGGGAGAGGCTTCAGCAGCATGCGCGCGAGCTGCTGGCCCGCGCGCGCGAGGTCGAGCGGGAGGCCCGGGGAGACGGCGAGACCATCTCCGGGCCGGTGGCCGTCGGCTGCTTCGTGACGCTGGCCCCGTACTACCTGCCGCCCCTGTTCAGCGAATGCACCAGCCGCTACCCGGACATCGAGATCGACGTGGTGGAAGCGGAGACGGATCAGCTCGTCCAAGCCCTGGGCGCGGGGCACATCGACTTCGCCCTCACCTACGACCTCGGCCTGTCGGCCGAACTTGACCTGCGCAGCGAGACGATCGCGCACGCCCCGGCCTACGTCATCGTCCCGGCCGATCACCCGCTGGCCCGGCAGGGCACCGTGGAGCTGGCCGAACTGTCCGCGGAACCCCTCGTCCTGCTCGACCTGCCGCACAGCCGCGACTACTTCCGCTCGCTGGTGGCCGCCACCGGCACCGCGCCCGATGTCCGCTACCGCACCCAGAGCTACGAAACCGTACGTTCCCTGGTGGCCCGGGGACTCGGATACTCCGTGCTGAACCAGCGGCCGGCGACCAGCCAGACCTACGGCGGTGGCGAGATCGCGGAACTGGAGCTGCGGGACGGAAGCCCCCCGCTCGAAGTCAAGATCTCCTCTGTGAAAGGTATGACCCAGACCGCCCGTGCCCGAGCGGTGATGGAACTGCTGCGGCAGATCGCCACCCGCCCTGCCAGGGCCTGA
- a CDS encoding sulfite exporter TauE/SafE family protein — protein sequence MTVLVLALIAGAVIGLALGALGGGGSVLAVPALIYLLGFTPAAATTASLIIVTATSATALYAHTRDGNVAWRTGTLFAAAGIVPAFLAGAVAGRLPEAVLTAAFAVIAALAAVRMLRPSASEPPDRIRPGKAAGAGAGLGAVTGFLGVGGGFLAVPALVSVLGLAMRRAVGTSLLVITVNSLAALAARTGTSGGLRWEIIGPFTGAAILGAWDGKRLAAQISGTTLQKIFAGVLLAVAAFMLVDVIV from the coding sequence CCTCGGCGGCGGTGGCAGCGTCCTTGCCGTGCCGGCACTGATCTACCTGCTCGGCTTCACTCCGGCCGCCGCCACCACGGCCAGCCTGATCATCGTCACCGCCACCTCCGCCACCGCCCTGTACGCCCACACCCGCGACGGGAACGTGGCATGGAGGACGGGGACGCTGTTCGCTGCGGCGGGCATCGTGCCCGCCTTCCTCGCCGGGGCCGTCGCCGGGCGCCTTCCCGAAGCGGTGCTGACGGCGGCGTTCGCAGTCATCGCCGCGCTGGCGGCCGTGCGTATGCTGCGTCCGTCCGCGTCAGAGCCGCCGGACCGAATCCGGCCCGGCAAGGCGGCCGGTGCCGGTGCCGGACTCGGCGCCGTGACGGGCTTTCTAGGGGTCGGTGGGGGATTCCTCGCCGTGCCCGCCCTGGTGAGCGTCCTGGGACTGGCCATGCGGCGGGCGGTGGGCACCAGCCTGCTCGTCATCACGGTGAACTCACTCGCCGCGCTCGCCGCTCGCACCGGCACCAGTGGCGGGCTCCGCTGGGAGATCATCGGCCCCTTCACCGGCGCCGCGATCCTCGGCGCCTGGGACGGCAAACGGCTCGCGGCGCAGATCTCCGGCACCACCCTTCAGAAAATCTTCGCCGGCGTGCTGCTGGCGGTGGCGGCCTTCATGCTCGTTGACGTGATCGTCTGA
- a CDS encoding Tn3 family transposase: MEDQLGVLGLVLNAVVLWTTKHTDIAVAQLRAEGHDIRDEDVARLSPLKHKNAAAVFAGGLTWYLGQSPCGQGVNRSGRRGWRPGRWPWAGCGGAWRGSWPCRRYW; this comes from the coding sequence ATGGAGGACCAGCTCGGCGTGCTCGGCCTGGTCCTGAACGCCGTGGTGCTGTGGACGACGAAGCACACCGACATCGCCGTGGCCCAGCTCCGCGCCGAGGGTCACGACATCCGCGACGAGGACGTCGCGCGGCTGTCCCCGCTCAAGCACAAGAACGCCGCCGCTGTCTTCGCTGGAGGCTTGACCTGGTACCTGGGGCAGTCGCCCTGCGGCCAGGGGGTCAACCGGTCAGGGCGGCGAGGGTGGCGTCCAGGTCGGTGGCCTTGGGCTGGTTGTGGGGGAGCTTGGCGAGGATCTTGGCCATGCCGCAGGTATTGGTGA
- a CDS encoding winged helix-turn-helix transcriptional regulator has protein sequence MTHDVVYRADCPSRTILDQIADKWSMLVLAVLSEPRRFNEIKRRLEGITQRVLTQTLRRLERNGMITRRVLPGRPLGVEYSLTPLGRSLQGPFGELYNWTVENMDVIQSFQRAYDHRGEQST, from the coding sequence ATGACGCACGACGTCGTCTACAGAGCCGACTGTCCGAGCCGCACCATCCTCGACCAGATCGCGGACAAGTGGTCGATGCTGGTTCTGGCAGTGCTCAGCGAACCGCGACGGTTCAACGAGATCAAGCGACGCCTTGAAGGCATAACGCAGCGCGTTCTCACTCAGACGCTACGCCGCCTTGAGCGCAATGGGATGATCACCCGGCGAGTGCTGCCCGGCCGGCCGCTCGGAGTGGAGTACTCGCTCACGCCGCTCGGCCGGTCCCTCCAGGGTCCGTTCGGCGAGCTGTACAACTGGACGGTGGAGAACATGGATGTGATCCAGTCGTTTCAGCGCGCTTACGACCATCGTGGCGAGCAGTCGACCTGA